A window from Myxococcus fulvus encodes these proteins:
- a CDS encoding sensor histidine kinase — MNAHLLQAALLAWSPGLRVTRAQGDCAAILHHPAESLVDRPLHVALGVSQERARELDRVAREDRRAVEFVSAHLGGEDATPLRLTLGQEDGESCACVQDLNVLLEGAPPVQISRLSSSLSHEIRNPLSSVKMAVQTLARNTALSDRDKRRLTIANREIRTMERMLWLLSEYGRDTTPNLDAHALRSVLQEAQGMVALELAERRIEVRVDEEAELPRVRVDPNRLRPVLAQVLLNVAMGRPEDSPVEVALKRGGPGRVLMVLKDPAAALPPEESGTLFEPFGSRLARGAGLSLAALRRVMMGQGGDVAAEGSAEPGMVFTLTFAT; from the coding sequence ATGAACGCCCACCTCCTGCAAGCCGCATTGCTCGCCTGGTCTCCAGGCCTGCGGGTGACCCGCGCGCAGGGAGACTGCGCCGCCATACTCCACCACCCCGCCGAGTCACTCGTGGACCGCCCGCTCCACGTGGCCCTCGGCGTCTCCCAGGAGCGCGCCCGCGAGCTGGACCGCGTCGCGCGCGAGGACCGCCGCGCCGTGGAGTTCGTCTCCGCGCACCTGGGCGGAGAGGACGCCACACCCTTGAGGCTCACGCTCGGTCAGGAGGACGGAGAGTCCTGCGCGTGTGTCCAGGACCTCAACGTGCTGCTCGAGGGCGCGCCGCCGGTGCAGATTTCACGGCTGTCCTCGTCGCTCAGCCATGAGATCCGCAACCCCCTGTCCTCGGTGAAGATGGCGGTGCAGACGCTCGCGCGGAACACCGCGCTGTCGGACCGGGACAAGCGGCGGCTGACCATCGCCAACCGCGAGATCCGCACCATGGAGCGCATGCTGTGGCTCCTGTCCGAGTACGGCCGCGACACCACGCCCAACCTGGACGCGCACGCGCTGCGCTCGGTGCTCCAGGAGGCCCAGGGCATGGTGGCGCTGGAGCTGGCCGAGCGGCGCATCGAGGTGCGCGTGGACGAGGAGGCGGAGCTGCCGCGCGTGCGCGTGGACCCCAATCGGCTGCGGCCCGTGCTGGCGCAGGTGCTGCTCAACGTGGCCATGGGCCGCCCCGAAGACAGCCCGGTGGAGGTCGCCCTGAAGCGGGGCGGACCGGGCCGCGTGCTCATGGTGCTCAAGGACCCCGCCGCCGCCCTGCCGCCCGAGGAGAGCGGCACCCTGTTCGAGCCCTTCGGCTCGCGGCTGGCCCGGGGGGCGGGCCTGTCGCTGGCGGCCCTGCGCCGGGTGATGATGGGGCAAGGAGGGGACGTGGCCGCCGAGGGCAGCGCGGAGCCCGGCATGGTGTTCACGCTGACGTTCGCCACCTGA
- a CDS encoding YfhO family protein translates to MTTRRLEGRKVALAVVGLVAMLAFDYSPVLRGELLAGRDVFRIFFPDSAFLLESLRTGELPLWTPYMRLGQPFAATLYSQVFYPPRWVAVLVSGHIISMTVMHIAHAALAAVGVFLLARRLRASWPASLVAGAMFGLSPMMTDLGIQQNVVDAAAWSGFILLAAYDLALQPGRGPLTRLAIFSTLSLFAGSPETTLWQGIIAVLVAGFVGATKTPGATRQVASPGGSGTPHDVVASRDASAQVPQQASAHPPITTPRPTASSQVASALDSESHVASSTTTEQEQTLHVTTASPRSSRASLSGARSRVRAVTAIVGGFILSAILASVVLLPTAEFALNSLRAQGGWSEQLAWSVSWPQVLSSVWPLADWPRDRYWGKDQWFILNLFLGTLPCALAIVGGLHGPRRARPFLIGALALVLLSLGRHFPPAAWVLQSVPPFSLFRYPAKYFVGTAFCLSVLAAFGLDALGRLARKLPPSRVKAAVAFVLMGAAIAASGPVVRMLPMRASAEAGAPWVPFALGLAVVTVLLLPWSFARPRRVRHGLAALAVLELAAAHSLLGVPRYTPWEALKQPFSLRAFLPEPFQGRISADIEGPEDPTRVGITNTIERSLDRLIPNRFVEERLPALEGYGAPEPLRSDVFHLAGERGAYDLAGVTHYIRKGPPPFDDLELLHQAEDGTTLSRSRTALPRAFLVQRARVVSDEEALEAVLDEDHPFREIAFLATGEPLDQPECAGGSVRIEKSTAQHLELDVSACDDSYLVVSDSYYPGWRATVDGKDTPIHRANHALRAVRLTPGAHRVHFDYAPTSFRLGLALSLLGWAGLGFVWFRARRRA, encoded by the coding sequence ATGACGACGCGGAGACTCGAGGGACGCAAGGTCGCGCTCGCCGTCGTCGGGCTCGTGGCGATGCTCGCGTTCGACTACAGCCCCGTGCTGCGCGGCGAGCTGCTCGCGGGCCGCGACGTGTTCCGCATCTTCTTCCCCGACTCCGCCTTCCTGCTCGAGTCCCTGCGCACGGGGGAGCTGCCCCTGTGGACGCCGTACATGCGGCTGGGGCAGCCGTTCGCCGCGACGCTCTACTCGCAGGTGTTCTATCCGCCGCGATGGGTGGCTGTGCTCGTCTCCGGGCACATCATCTCGATGACGGTGATGCACATCGCACACGCGGCGCTCGCGGCGGTGGGCGTGTTCCTGCTCGCGAGGAGGCTGCGTGCTTCGTGGCCCGCGTCGCTCGTCGCGGGCGCCATGTTCGGCCTGTCGCCGATGATGACGGACCTGGGCATCCAGCAGAACGTCGTGGATGCCGCGGCCTGGAGTGGGTTCATCCTCCTGGCGGCGTATGACCTCGCGCTCCAGCCCGGGCGAGGACCGCTGACCCGCCTCGCCATCTTCTCCACCCTGTCCCTGTTCGCCGGCTCGCCGGAGACCACGCTGTGGCAAGGAATCATCGCGGTGCTCGTGGCCGGTTTCGTCGGCGCGACGAAGACACCTGGAGCCACCCGACAGGTCGCGAGCCCCGGCGGTTCGGGGACACCTCACGATGTCGTGGCATCCCGCGACGCCTCGGCGCAGGTCCCGCAACAGGCCTCCGCTCACCCTCCCATCACAACGCCTCGCCCCACGGCCTCTTCGCAGGTCGCTTCCGCCCTCGACAGTGAGTCCCACGTCGCCTCCAGCACCACCACCGAGCAAGAGCAGACCCTCCACGTCACCACCGCCTCGCCCCGTTCCTCACGGGCTTCGCTGAGCGGAGCCCGCTCCCGGGTTCGTGCCGTGACGGCCATCGTGGGTGGTTTCATCCTCTCCGCCATCCTCGCCTCCGTGGTCCTGCTGCCCACGGCCGAGTTCGCGCTCAACTCGCTGCGCGCGCAGGGCGGCTGGTCGGAGCAGCTCGCGTGGTCCGTATCGTGGCCGCAGGTCCTCTCGTCGGTGTGGCCGCTCGCGGACTGGCCTCGCGACAGGTACTGGGGCAAGGACCAGTGGTTCATCCTCAACCTGTTCCTCGGCACCCTGCCCTGCGCGCTCGCCATCGTCGGTGGGCTCCACGGTCCCCGGCGCGCTCGCCCCTTCCTCATCGGCGCTCTTGCGTTGGTGCTGCTGAGCCTGGGGCGGCACTTCCCTCCCGCGGCCTGGGTCCTCCAGTCCGTGCCGCCGTTCTCCCTCTTCCGCTATCCCGCGAAGTACTTCGTCGGCACCGCCTTCTGTCTCTCCGTGCTCGCGGCCTTCGGACTGGATGCACTGGGCCGGCTCGCACGGAAGCTGCCACCCTCGCGCGTGAAGGCCGCCGTGGCCTTCGTCCTCATGGGCGCCGCCATCGCCGCGAGCGGCCCCGTGGTGCGCATGCTCCCCATGCGCGCCTCCGCTGAAGCAGGCGCCCCCTGGGTGCCCTTCGCGCTCGGGCTCGCCGTCGTCACAGTGCTCCTGCTGCCGTGGTCCTTCGCCCGCCCGCGCCGCGTGCGACACGGACTCGCGGCGCTCGCCGTGCTGGAGCTCGCGGCCGCGCACTCGTTGCTCGGCGTTCCCCGCTACACGCCCTGGGAGGCCTTGAAGCAACCCTTCTCCCTGCGCGCCTTCCTGCCCGAGCCCTTCCAGGGACGCATCAGCGCGGACATCGAAGGACCCGAGGACCCGACGCGCGTCGGCATCACCAACACCATCGAGCGCAGCCTCGACCGCCTCATCCCCAACCGCTTCGTCGAGGAACGCCTCCCCGCCCTCGAAGGCTACGGCGCTCCCGAGCCGCTGCGCTCGGACGTCTTCCACCTCGCGGGAGAGCGCGGCGCCTACGACCTCGCGGGCGTCACGCACTACATCCGCAAGGGGCCGCCCCCCTTCGACGACCTCGAGTTGCTCCATCAGGCCGAGGATGGCACCACCCTGTCCCGCTCGCGCACCGCGCTGCCTCGCGCGTTCCTCGTCCAGCGCGCCCGCGTCGTCTCGGACGAAGAAGCCCTGGAGGCCGTCCTCGACGAGGACCATCCCTTCCGGGAGATCGCCTTCCTCGCCACCGGCGAGCCTCTGGACCAGCCCGAATGCGCGGGAGGCTCCGTACGAATCGAGAAGAGCACCGCCCAGCACCTGGAGCTCGACGTCAGCGCATGTGACGACAGCTACCTCGTCGTCTCGGACAGCTACTACCCCGGGTGGCGCGCGACGGTGGACGGGAAGGACACCCCCATCCACCGCGCCAACCACGCCCTGCGCGCAGTGCGCCTGACGCCCGGCGCCCACCGCGTCCACTTCGACTACGCGCCCACGAGCTTCCGTCTGGGACTCGCCCTGTCACTGCTCGGCTGGGCGGGGCTCGGCTTCGTGTGGTTCAGGGCGAGACGCCGCGCGTGA
- a CDS encoding MerR family transcriptional regulator has product MALTVSQVARLAKVSVRALHHYDDLGLLSPSGRSEAGYRLYTQVDLRRLQQVLFFRELGFPLEEIRRILGDPHFDLRAALLMQRQLLSERASRLDALRRTVDQALEALEQGKHMDNEKMFEAFGDFDPSKYEAEVKERWGDTEAYRESSRRTSRYKKEDWSAIKAEQDGLLGSLARQLEARRAATDPEVLALAEAYRQFISKWFYPCSHVMQRGLGEMYVGDSRFTENLDSVKPGLARYLRDAFVANAERHGVTS; this is encoded by the coding sequence ATGGCCCTTACAGTCAGCCAGGTGGCCCGTCTGGCGAAGGTCAGCGTCCGGGCGTTGCATCACTATGACGACCTGGGCTTGTTGAGTCCCTCGGGACGCAGCGAGGCGGGTTACCGGCTGTACACGCAGGTGGACCTGCGGCGGCTGCAGCAGGTGCTCTTCTTCCGGGAGCTCGGCTTCCCGTTGGAGGAGATCCGCCGCATCCTGGGCGACCCTCACTTCGACCTCCGCGCGGCCTTGCTCATGCAGCGACAGTTGCTGTCCGAGCGGGCCTCGCGACTGGACGCCCTCCGGCGCACGGTGGACCAGGCGCTGGAGGCACTCGAGCAGGGGAAGCACATGGACAACGAGAAGATGTTCGAGGCGTTTGGGGACTTCGACCCGTCGAAGTACGAGGCGGAGGTGAAGGAGCGCTGGGGGGACACCGAGGCGTACCGGGAGTCGTCCCGACGGACCTCGCGCTACAAGAAGGAGGACTGGAGCGCCATCAAGGCGGAGCAGGACGGTCTCCTCGGGTCGCTCGCGAGGCAGCTCGAAGCGCGGCGCGCGGCGACGGACCCCGAGGTGCTGGCGCTCGCGGAGGCGTATCGCCAGTTCATCTCGAAGTGGTTCTACCCATGCTCACACGTGATGCAGCGAGGGCTCGGGGAGATGTACGTGGGGGACTCGCGCTTCACGGAGAACCTGGACAGCGTGAAGCCGGGGCTCGCGCGGTACCTGCGGGATGCGTTCGTGGCGAACGCGGAGCGGCACGGCGTGACGTCGTGA
- a CDS encoding cupin domain-containing protein — protein MSEPISVESATLRRRVVLYRTLSLVLTVFLVAVLFAVKRAMTVPEDPDVEVFDVPAVFESLAQKNPDAADISDTFFFADGATVHLHVMGRGQACPLHIHRRTHEATVIVAGQAEVQQIWGEDGALTERRGTHPPGDLIASEPFTGHAWFNRAEDQMLGNLVFAAPRFDGNLYIDGEDARMQRGPEPFTFTPLQALAKLAEAGGEAVVVKLPALEGRMSSVVLARGAHSLEATRAEPVIVYVAEGSGVLAADEEKPVKVGQLWVLRRGATVRATEGSPLMFYVFRPPMDAPASVARGE, from the coding sequence TTGAGCGAGCCCATCTCGGTTGAGTCCGCCACGCTGCGACGTCGGGTGGTGTTGTACCGGACGCTGTCGCTGGTGCTGACGGTGTTCCTGGTGGCGGTGCTGTTCGCGGTGAAGCGCGCGATGACGGTGCCCGAGGACCCGGACGTCGAGGTCTTCGACGTGCCCGCCGTCTTCGAGTCGCTGGCCCAGAAGAACCCCGACGCGGCGGACATCTCGGACACGTTCTTCTTCGCCGACGGCGCGACGGTGCACCTGCACGTCATGGGGCGGGGACAGGCGTGCCCGCTGCACATCCACCGTCGCACGCACGAGGCCACGGTCATCGTCGCGGGGCAGGCGGAGGTGCAGCAGATCTGGGGCGAGGATGGGGCGTTGACGGAGCGACGCGGGACGCATCCTCCCGGGGACTTGATTGCCTCCGAGCCCTTCACCGGGCACGCGTGGTTCAACCGCGCGGAGGACCAGATGCTGGGCAACCTGGTGTTCGCCGCGCCGCGCTTCGATGGAAATCTCTACATCGACGGGGAGGACGCGCGGATGCAGCGAGGGCCGGAGCCCTTCACCTTCACGCCGTTGCAGGCGCTCGCGAAGCTGGCCGAGGCGGGCGGGGAGGCAGTGGTGGTGAAGCTGCCCGCGTTGGAGGGGCGGATGTCCAGCGTGGTGCTCGCGCGGGGCGCGCATTCGCTGGAGGCGACGCGCGCGGAGCCGGTCATCGTCTACGTGGCGGAGGGCTCGGGAGTCCTCGCGGCGGACGAGGAGAAGCCGGTGAAGGTAGGCCAGCTGTGGGTGCTGCGTCGGGGCGCCACCGTGCGCGCGACGGAGGGCTCGCCGTTGATGTTCTATGTCTTCCGTCCGCCGATGGACGCTCCGGCGAGCGTGGCTCGCGGCGAGTGA
- a CDS encoding fused MFS/spermidine synthase produces MSLIARFPKNLVSALLFLSGGTALVYELVWSKYLGNVLGNSGQAHAVVLATFMGGLALGASVFGRTADRVKSPLALYGVLELGVALYALAFPYVLDALGALWLAVAPSVPDGWRVGPRLLVAALSLVVPTLLMGGTLPALVRHFADSLSGVQRELARLYAVNSLGAALGVFIAGTRLVPVLGLSASAKLAAGLNILLAVAALLLARRYPPALAPGQAAPVAEGAQDVAYPRVAVRAALVGVLLSGFTSMLYQVTWIRLLSIVLGASTYAFTLILTAFILGIGLGSFWLMTRAQKVDSLRVYGFTQVALVASLCVALPLYVRLPHLFRSAQWMMTRSVDTWPLFQLLTFGFCCLVLLVPTFFMGAAFPAAARVATAKVSEVGRELGSVYLWNTVGTITGSALGGLVLMPWWGMEGNFVAGVVANLAAAALAFHALSGRPQSSARALWPVGAAALLAVVVLGSMSGWSVRLSGIASIRSHQKPPDSYAKLVADTEKNFQPVFYRDDTFATVLVADYPKDHLRFMKLNGKIDASNGSDVETQVMAGHLGALLHAREPKNVLLVGAGAAITAGSVLAHPVERLDMVEIAPAVIDAARLFKDDNRNAVDDPRTRVHIDDAKTFMALADRKYDLVVSVPSNPWVAGVSGLFTRDFFQTVDRHLTDDGVLVQWIHTYESNDELIRLVVRTMRDTFPHATTWLGPQDLVMVASRKPLALDAERLARRMALPEVRKDLERVGLTDVFSLLSKQVHSEEGQLAFAGPGPINTDDHNLLEYASPIAFFVANLDVRVKDERRSPDGSSRLFIEDYLRQHPPTPEQAERLYRNMERYHAANDPLVRGVASLWRQVAPDSRGAAVALARAALAQKDLTLAASLLEPEVRKGGREPELIAAYLKLVAEQAWATRTVWTPVDARDALALGRQAAAEHPQDEDLSRAVRNLCDALPASACTRDSPPVAAPVGP; encoded by the coding sequence ATGTCCCTCATCGCGCGTTTCCCGAAGAACCTTGTGTCGGCCCTCCTCTTCCTGTCGGGAGGCACCGCGCTGGTCTACGAGTTGGTCTGGTCCAAGTATCTCGGGAACGTCCTGGGCAACAGTGGTCAGGCGCATGCCGTGGTGCTCGCCACCTTCATGGGCGGCCTGGCGCTGGGGGCATCTGTCTTCGGGCGGACAGCGGACCGGGTGAAGAGCCCGCTGGCCCTCTATGGCGTGCTGGAGCTGGGCGTGGCGCTGTACGCGCTGGCCTTCCCCTATGTCCTCGACGCCCTGGGGGCCCTGTGGCTGGCGGTGGCGCCCAGCGTGCCGGACGGGTGGCGCGTGGGACCTCGGCTGCTGGTGGCCGCGCTGTCGCTGGTGGTGCCCACGCTGCTGATGGGCGGCACGCTGCCGGCGCTGGTTCGTCATTTCGCGGACAGTCTGTCGGGGGTGCAGCGGGAGCTGGCGCGGCTGTACGCGGTCAACAGCCTGGGCGCGGCGCTGGGCGTGTTCATCGCGGGCACGCGGCTGGTGCCGGTGCTGGGGCTGTCGGCCTCCGCGAAGCTGGCGGCGGGGCTGAACATCCTGTTGGCGGTGGCGGCGCTGCTGCTCGCGCGCAGGTACCCTCCGGCGCTCGCGCCCGGACAGGCGGCGCCGGTGGCGGAAGGGGCCCAGGACGTGGCCTATCCCCGCGTGGCGGTGCGCGCGGCGCTGGTGGGCGTGCTGCTGTCGGGCTTCACGTCCATGCTCTACCAGGTGACGTGGATCCGCCTCTTGTCCATCGTCCTGGGCGCTTCCACGTACGCCTTCACGCTCATCCTGACGGCGTTCATCCTGGGCATCGGCCTGGGCAGCTTCTGGTTGATGACGCGCGCACAGAAGGTGGACTCGCTGCGCGTCTACGGCTTCACGCAGGTCGCGCTGGTGGCCAGCCTCTGCGTGGCGCTGCCCCTGTATGTGCGGCTGCCGCACCTGTTCCGCTCGGCGCAGTGGATGATGACGCGCTCGGTGGACACCTGGCCGTTGTTCCAGTTGCTGACGTTCGGCTTCTGCTGCCTCGTGCTGCTGGTGCCCACGTTCTTCATGGGCGCGGCCTTCCCGGCGGCGGCGCGCGTGGCCACGGCGAAGGTGTCCGAGGTGGGGCGCGAGCTGGGCAGCGTGTACCTGTGGAACACGGTGGGCACCATCACCGGCTCGGCGCTGGGTGGCCTGGTGCTGATGCCGTGGTGGGGCATGGAGGGCAACTTCGTGGCGGGCGTGGTGGCGAACCTCGCCGCCGCGGCGCTGGCCTTCCACGCGCTGTCGGGTCGTCCCCAGAGCTCCGCGCGCGCGCTGTGGCCGGTGGGCGCGGCGGCGCTGTTGGCCGTGGTGGTGCTGGGCAGCATGAGCGGCTGGTCCGTGCGGCTGTCGGGCATCGCCTCCATCCGCTCGCACCAGAAGCCGCCGGACAGCTACGCGAAGCTGGTGGCGGACACGGAGAAGAACTTCCAGCCCGTGTTCTACCGGGACGACACCTTCGCGACGGTGCTGGTGGCCGACTATCCCAAGGACCACCTGCGCTTCATGAAGCTCAACGGCAAGATTGACGCCTCCAACGGCAGCGACGTGGAGACGCAGGTGATGGCCGGCCACCTGGGCGCGCTGCTCCACGCGCGCGAGCCGAAGAACGTGCTCCTGGTGGGCGCGGGCGCGGCGATTACGGCCGGCAGTGTGCTGGCGCATCCGGTGGAGCGGCTGGACATGGTGGAGATCGCCCCGGCGGTCATCGACGCCGCGCGCCTGTTCAAGGATGACAACCGCAACGCGGTGGATGACCCGCGCACGCGCGTGCACATCGACGACGCCAAGACGTTCATGGCGCTGGCGGACCGCAAGTACGATCTGGTCGTGAGCGTGCCCTCCAACCCGTGGGTGGCGGGTGTGTCCGGCCTCTTCACGCGGGACTTCTTCCAGACGGTGGACCGGCACCTCACCGACGACGGGGTGCTGGTGCAGTGGATCCACACCTACGAGAGCAACGACGAGCTCATCCGGCTGGTGGTCCGCACCATGCGCGACACCTTCCCGCACGCCACCACGTGGCTGGGGCCGCAGGACCTGGTCATGGTCGCGAGCCGCAAGCCGCTGGCGCTCGACGCGGAGCGGCTGGCCCGGCGCATGGCGCTGCCCGAGGTCCGCAAGGACTTGGAGCGCGTGGGCCTGACGGACGTGTTCTCGCTGCTCTCCAAGCAGGTGCACAGCGAGGAGGGGCAGCTCGCCTTCGCGGGGCCGGGTCCCATCAACACGGATGACCACAACCTGCTCGAGTACGCCTCGCCCATCGCTTTCTTCGTGGCGAACCTGGATGTGCGCGTGAAGGACGAGCGGCGCTCCCCGGATGGCAGCTCGCGGCTGTTCATCGAGGACTACCTGCGCCAGCACCCTCCCACCCCCGAGCAGGCCGAGCGGCTCTACCGGAACATGGAGCGCTACCACGCCGCGAATGACCCGCTGGTCCGAGGCGTGGCCTCGCTGTGGCGGCAGGTGGCGCCCGACAGCCGGGGGGCCGCCGTGGCCCTGGCCCGCGCCGCCCTGGCCCAGAAGGATTTGACGCTGGCCGCCTCCCTCCTGGAGCCCGAGGTGAGGAAGGGTGGGCGTGAGCCGGAGCTGATCGCCGCGTACCTCAAGCTCGTGGCCGAGCAGGCCTGGGCCACGCGGACTGTCTGGACGCCGGTGGACGCTCGGGATGCGCTCGCCCTGGGACGGCAGGCCGCCGCCGAGCACCCGCAGGACGAGGACCTGTCACGGGCGGTGCGGAACCTGTGCGATGCTCTCCCTGCCTCCGCGTGCACCCGGGATTCTCCGCCCGTTGCGGCCCCGGTTGGCCCCTGA
- a CDS encoding amidohydrolase family protein: MEGRLLLKNCAVFRADGRVRRGMAVVVEGGVIRRVAPDAHVPVLPGDWEVACRGRLVAPGLVDSHSHLVNGQLLPPNGQFLLLPPRERLERMRRVARLVSTEDVEALTRFAAARALRDGVTLVVEHLACSDVAGGLAAQARAAESVGLRLVTSHATHSMDGATQADAWLDANADFARRHAKHRMVRGALGFHASYTCEDALLSRISRLSAELDVPTVFHLAENEDDLSTTYARHGQRVVPRLDSLGLLGPRAIAGYARALDSAEATRLEQTETFVSLAARGVRTLERGTDPMEAILLRLHLLGLGTGGHGTLQDELLAALVGVLRISRAGHLPDVDSTLAHLLVSGPAELCTRLFGLPSGTVEEGSLADLVVYDSIPAADPETGYSPYLIGQLARSPVAWTIVDGRVRVREGQLLGTDYVDLSLAATEALERVWSRARLGS, encoded by the coding sequence ATGGAAGGTCGCCTGCTGCTGAAGAACTGCGCTGTGTTCCGAGCGGATGGTCGGGTCCGCCGTGGCATGGCCGTGGTGGTCGAAGGTGGCGTCATCCGTCGCGTCGCGCCCGACGCCCACGTACCGGTGCTGCCCGGTGACTGGGAGGTCGCCTGTCGCGGTCGCCTCGTCGCCCCGGGCCTGGTCGACAGCCACTCGCACCTCGTCAACGGGCAGCTGTTGCCGCCCAATGGCCAGTTCCTCCTCCTGCCGCCTCGCGAGCGACTGGAGCGCATGCGCCGCGTGGCCCGGCTCGTGTCCACCGAGGACGTGGAGGCCCTCACGCGCTTCGCCGCCGCGCGCGCCCTGCGCGACGGCGTCACCCTCGTCGTCGAGCACCTCGCCTGCTCCGATGTCGCCGGTGGTCTCGCCGCCCAGGCCCGCGCCGCCGAGAGCGTTGGGCTGCGCCTGGTCACCAGCCACGCCACGCACAGCATGGACGGCGCCACCCAGGCCGATGCGTGGCTCGACGCCAACGCGGACTTCGCCCGCCGTCATGCGAAGCACCGCATGGTGCGCGGTGCGCTCGGCTTCCACGCCTCGTACACCTGCGAGGATGCGCTCCTGTCGCGCATCTCCCGCCTGAGCGCGGAGCTCGACGTCCCTACCGTCTTCCACCTCGCCGAGAACGAGGACGACCTCAGCACCACCTACGCACGACATGGTCAGCGCGTCGTGCCCCGGCTCGACTCGCTCGGACTGCTTGGCCCCCGCGCCATCGCCGGCTATGCCCGCGCCCTGGACAGCGCCGAGGCCACCCGCCTGGAGCAGACCGAGACCTTCGTCTCGCTCGCGGCCCGCGGCGTGCGCACCCTCGAGCGCGGCACGGACCCGATGGAGGCCATCCTCCTGCGCCTGCACCTGCTCGGCCTGGGCACCGGCGGCCATGGCACCCTCCAGGACGAGCTACTCGCGGCCCTCGTCGGCGTGCTGCGCATCTCCCGCGCGGGCCACCTGCCCGACGTGGACAGCACGCTCGCGCACCTGCTCGTCAGCGGCCCCGCGGAGCTGTGCACGCGCCTGTTCGGCCTTCCCTCCGGCACCGTCGAGGAGGGCAGCCTCGCCGACCTCGTCGTCTACGACTCGATTCCGGCCGCCGACCCCGAGACGGGCTACTCGCCCTATCTCATCGGACAGCTCGCTCGCTCTCCCGTCGCTTGGACCATCGTCGATGGCCGCGTCCGCGTGCGTGAGGGACAGTTGCTCGGCACCGACTACGTGGACCTGTCCCTCGCCGCCACCGAGGCGCTCGAGCGCGTCTGGTCTCGCGCCCGGCTCGGAAGCTGA